One Deinococcus roseus DNA window includes the following coding sequences:
- a CDS encoding M3 family metallopeptidase yields MTTSSIPHFDIQQMEARYQQLLDAPPSLDTLETWIQSWSNLEQQLRETINDAYFRKAQNVREQDAEQFYAFLQEQAVPKAKLYAAQLAERLLDLNPQDLKYRQMLKVFLQDRQIRTPRLIGLQAEIEVQAVTYDDITGKMLAEVDGVQMPGDDAWNLVFDTDRATREKGWRAYNTMWKNHKQELGELLIEVVKKRRHIAAEGGFADYRAYCWTELNRTDYAPQDTLLLHQGILKHLVPLAAEVHRKQAERLGLDALKPWDVVVEHGEPLKPFQTAPELLDLTSKVLGSVSADWQALFRDFAIQRPDLIDIETRADKATGGFCEFLHVQKFPHIFMSLVGRHDDMTGFFHETGHALHFLLTDRSTDLYWHQQVPMEFNETIAMTMELLPLEHLQEAGVYNENQLSSAIQTTLEQSVQLLPRLVIYDAFQHWLYTEAPEDLTIQDLDAKWLSLWHTYLPSVDDSDLEEFSAQGWVRVVHIYLYPFYMIEYVMAQVYAWQVWSAYQQNPEQTVQQLTRAMQLGGTTSLPELIQTIGQSFPVDEGQLAGAIENVRQKIFS; encoded by the coding sequence ATGACCACATCTTCAATTCCCCATTTCGACATACAGCAGATGGAAGCCCGCTACCAGCAACTGCTGGATGCACCCCCCAGCCTGGACACCCTTGAAACCTGGATTCAGTCCTGGAGCAATCTGGAACAACAGCTCAGGGAAACCATCAACGACGCCTATTTTCGCAAGGCCCAGAATGTGCGGGAACAGGACGCCGAACAGTTCTATGCTTTTTTGCAGGAACAGGCCGTTCCGAAAGCAAAACTTTATGCGGCTCAACTGGCAGAACGCCTGCTGGACCTGAACCCACAGGATTTGAAATACCGGCAGATGCTGAAGGTCTTCCTGCAGGACAGGCAAATCCGAACCCCCAGACTCATTGGTCTGCAGGCCGAAATTGAGGTGCAGGCCGTCACTTATGATGACATCACTGGCAAAATGCTGGCCGAGGTGGATGGCGTGCAGATGCCAGGAGATGATGCCTGGAACCTGGTGTTCGACACAGACCGGGCAACCCGGGAAAAAGGCTGGCGGGCTTACAACACCATGTGGAAGAACCACAAGCAGGAACTCGGTGAACTGCTGATCGAAGTGGTGAAAAAGCGGCGGCACATTGCAGCAGAGGGGGGTTTTGCAGACTACCGGGCCTACTGCTGGACGGAACTCAACCGCACCGATTATGCACCACAGGACACTTTGCTGCTGCATCAGGGCATTCTGAAACACCTGGTCCCTCTGGCGGCAGAAGTGCACCGCAAGCAGGCTGAGCGTCTGGGGCTGGATGCCCTGAAACCCTGGGATGTGGTGGTGGAGCATGGTGAACCCCTCAAACCTTTCCAGACGGCACCTGAACTGCTGGACCTGACGTCAAAAGTGCTGGGGAGTGTTTCTGCAGACTGGCAGGCCCTGTTCAGGGATTTTGCAATCCAGAGACCGGACCTGATCGACATCGAAACCCGTGCAGACAAGGCCACAGGCGGGTTCTGCGAGTTCCTGCACGTGCAGAAATTCCCCCACATCTTCATGAGTCTGGTGGGCAGGCACGACGACATGACGGGATTCTTCCATGAAACCGGGCATGCTTTGCACTTCCTGCTGACCGACCGGAGCACCGACCTGTACTGGCACCAGCAGGTTCCCATGGAGTTCAACGAAACCATCGCCATGACCATGGAATTGCTTCCCCTGGAGCACCTGCAGGAAGCTGGTGTGTACAACGAAAACCAGCTTTCCAGTGCCATCCAGACCACCCTGGAGCAATCGGTGCAACTTCTGCCCAGATTGGTGATTTACGATGCTTTCCAGCACTGGCTTTACACAGAAGCCCCAGAAGACCTGACCATCCAGGATCTGGACGCCAAATGGCTTTCCCTGTGGCACACCTACCTTCCCAGTGTGGACGATTCGGATCTGGAAGAATTCTCTGCGCAGGGCTGGGTGCGGGTGGTGCACATCTACCTGTATCCCTTCTACATGATTGAGTACGTAATGGCGCAGGTGTATGCCTGGCAGGTGTGGAGCGCCTACCAGCAAAACCCTGAGCAAACCGTGCAACAATTGACCCGAGCCATGCAGCTTGGAGGCACCACCAGCCTGCCAGAATTGATCCAGACCATTGGGCAGTCTTTTCCTGTGGATGAAGGACAACTGGCTGGAGCCATCGAAAACGTCAGACAGAAGATCTTTTCCTGA
- a CDS encoding AAC(3) family N-acetyltransferase, whose translation MLHLHRRNRTVHASDFQQALQALGLSSRDHIMAHASLSAFGYVHGGGDTLAELLKTSVASVVMPAFTYYTLIWPEAYRTPEWPPHPPGPVGAFQRFSRVSRDIGKVPQALVDDPEVMRSNHPALSFVGYGERAEEILNAQTLKEPYAPAGALYDLAGKVLLIGVDHTSNTSIHYGEYLAGQIELPRYVIQDGKLQSTYFPNCSAGFGRIERHLSHKKSVKVGPGTVAVYDVQELIDVTVTLLGKQPEALLCHYSGCRCQYVRSLLKYHALSPRDHQPKVL comes from the coding sequence GTGCTGCATTTGCACCGCCGCAACCGAACCGTACACGCCAGTGACTTCCAGCAAGCTTTGCAGGCCCTGGGCCTCAGCAGCAGGGACCACATCATGGCCCACGCTTCCCTGAGTGCTTTTGGGTATGTGCATGGTGGGGGAGACACCCTGGCCGAACTCCTCAAAACCAGCGTTGCTTCTGTGGTGATGCCTGCATTCACCTATTACACCCTGATCTGGCCGGAAGCCTACCGCACCCCCGAATGGCCGCCCCATCCGCCGGGTCCAGTGGGGGCGTTTCAGCGTTTTTCCAGGGTCTCCCGCGACATAGGCAAGGTGCCCCAGGCCCTGGTGGATGACCCCGAGGTGATGCGCAGCAACCATCCGGCCCTGAGTTTTGTGGGTTATGGAGAGCGGGCAGAGGAGATCCTGAACGCCCAGACCCTCAAAGAGCCCTATGCTCCTGCAGGTGCGCTTTACGATCTGGCCGGAAAAGTTCTGCTGATCGGGGTGGACCATACCTCCAACACCAGCATCCATTACGGAGAGTATCTGGCCGGGCAAATTGAATTGCCCCGGTATGTGATTCAGGACGGCAAGCTGCAGTCCACCTATTTCCCCAACTGCTCTGCCGGGTTTGGTCGCATCGAACGGCACCTCAGCCACAAAAAGAGCGTGAAAGTGGGTCCGGGAACCGTGGCCGTTTACGATGTGCAGGAACTGATTGATGTGACGGTGACGCTGCTGGGCAAGCAACCGGAAGCCCTGCTGTGCCATTACTCGGGGTGCCGCTGCCAGTATGTGCGCAGTTTGCTGAAATACCATGCCCTGAGCCCCAGAGACCATCAGCCAAAAGTGCTGTGA
- the glnA gene encoding type I glutamate--ammonia ligase, whose product MAHTKESILQALNSNNVQFLRLQFTDILGIVKNIEVPSSQFEKALNGEVMFDGSSIEGFTRIEESDMLLKPDYGTFLIFPRFSHEEHELGKVARLICDVALPDGTPFEGDPRYVLRRQINRAKKMGFELFAGPEPEFFLFEHPEDGKASTKVNDQAGYFDLAPIDKGERIRREITNKLVEMGFEIEAAHHEVAPGQHEIDFRYAPAMETADNISTFKFVVKRVALEYGLLASFLPKPVARINGSGMHVHLSLFKDGKNAFYDEKAEYQLSNTALFFIGGLLEHADAMCAITNPLVNSFKRLVPGYEAPVNIAWSTSNRSAMVRIPARRGAGTRAELRMPDPSCNPYLALAVMLAAGLDGIEKQMEPAPAIQRNIYHMTVREKRKHKIRELPGDLNQAVDALERSEVLTECLGQHVLEHFVEAKRQEWREYSAVVHQWELDTYLSNY is encoded by the coding sequence ATGGCGCACACCAAAGAAAGCATTCTGCAGGCCCTGAACAGCAACAATGTGCAGTTTCTCAGGCTGCAGTTCACCGACATTCTGGGCATCGTCAAGAACATTGAGGTGCCTTCCAGCCAGTTTGAAAAAGCCCTCAATGGCGAGGTGATGTTCGATGGGTCTTCCATTGAAGGGTTCACCCGCATTGAAGAATCCGACATGCTGCTCAAGCCCGATTACGGCACCTTCCTGATTTTCCCCCGGTTCAGCCATGAAGAGCACGAACTGGGCAAGGTGGCGCGTCTGATCTGTGATGTGGCTTTACCAGACGGCACCCCATTCGAGGGGGACCCCCGGTATGTGCTGCGGCGGCAAATCAACCGGGCCAAGAAGATGGGGTTTGAGCTGTTTGCAGGTCCAGAGCCTGAATTCTTCCTGTTCGAGCACCCTGAGGATGGCAAGGCCAGCACCAAGGTGAACGATCAGGCAGGTTACTTTGATCTGGCCCCCATCGACAAAGGGGAACGCATCCGCCGTGAAATCACCAACAAACTGGTGGAAATGGGCTTTGAAATTGAGGCGGCCCACCACGAAGTGGCCCCCGGTCAGCACGAGATTGATTTCAGGTATGCCCCCGCCATGGAGACTGCAGACAACATCTCCACCTTTAAATTTGTGGTCAAAAGGGTGGCGCTGGAGTATGGACTTTTGGCCAGCTTTTTGCCCAAACCGGTGGCCCGCATCAACGGCAGCGGAATGCACGTGCACCTGAGCCTGTTCAAAGACGGCAAGAATGCCTTCTACGACGAGAAAGCCGAGTACCAGCTCTCCAACACCGCATTGTTTTTCATCGGGGGTCTGCTGGAGCATGCCGATGCCATGTGCGCCATCACCAACCCCCTGGTGAACAGCTTCAAGCGTCTGGTTCCTGGTTACGAGGCTCCTGTGAACATCGCCTGGAGCACCTCAAACCGTTCTGCCATGGTACGCATTCCTGCCCGCAGAGGCGCAGGAACCCGTGCTGAGCTGCGCATGCCCGATCCTTCCTGCAACCCCTATCTGGCCCTGGCCGTGATGCTGGCGGCTGGTCTGGACGGCATCGAGAAGCAAATGGAGCCCGCTCCGGCCATCCAGCGCAACATCTACCACATGACCGTGCGCGAAAAACGCAAACACAAGATCCGCGAGCTGCCCGGAGACCTCAATCAGGCTGTGGACGCTCTGGAACGCAGTGAAGTGCTGACCGAGTGCCTGGGTCAACATGTGCTGGAGCACTTTGTGGAAGCCAAACGCCAGGAATGGCGGGAGTACAGTGCTGTGGTGCACCAGTGGGAACTGGACACCTACCTCAGCAATTACTGA
- a CDS encoding branched-chain amino acid ABC transporter permease, translating into MSDLQIWISIFRDGLILGVIYAVIALGYTMVYGVLQLINFAHSEVFATGAIVGYEVLILFKDSGINGYVQVGIALLVAMLISGGLNVLIERLAYRPLRNAPKLVPLITAIGVSFLLQDTLRMFLNVKEQTDKVPYPTVLGSDMILGLQPADLLLIIVGGVMLVGLNFLVNRTKLGTAIRAVAQDGQTARLMGINTNNIIALTFFIGGALGGVAGVLWGVKFGQVDAYMGTAPGLKAFTAAVLGGIGSVPGAVVGGLVLGFLENLIATISIFGVKMTLTDNSFIQGIGSVLQNINIQWKDVGPFMVLIIILIFKPAGLLGKATTEKV; encoded by the coding sequence ATGAGCGACTTACAAATCTGGATCTCGATCTTTCGGGACGGTCTGATCTTAGGGGTGATCTACGCCGTCATTGCTCTGGGTTACACCATGGTTTATGGGGTGTTGCAACTCATCAATTTCGCCCACTCTGAGGTTTTTGCCACAGGGGCCATCGTCGGCTATGAAGTGCTGATCCTCTTCAAAGACAGTGGCATCAATGGTTATGTGCAGGTAGGCATTGCCCTGCTGGTGGCCATGCTGATCTCGGGCGGTCTGAATGTGCTGATCGAGCGTCTGGCGTACCGACCCCTCAGAAATGCACCCAAACTGGTGCCCCTGATCACCGCCATTGGGGTGAGCTTTCTGCTGCAGGACACCCTGCGCATGTTCCTCAACGTCAAGGAACAGACCGACAAGGTTCCTTACCCCACTGTGTTGGGAAGCGACATGATCCTGGGACTGCAACCTGCTGACCTGCTCTTGATCATTGTAGGTGGGGTCATGCTGGTGGGCCTGAATTTCCTGGTCAACAGAACCAAACTGGGCACCGCCATTCGCGCCGTGGCCCAGGACGGCCAGACTGCACGCCTGATGGGCATCAACACCAACAACATCATCGCCCTGACCTTCTTCATTGGGGGCGCACTCGGTGGTGTGGCAGGTGTGCTGTGGGGCGTCAAATTCGGTCAAGTGGATGCGTACATGGGAACTGCACCAGGACTGAAGGCCTTTACTGCGGCTGTGCTGGGAGGCATTGGAAGCGTTCCAGGTGCTGTGGTGGGGGGACTGGTGTTGGGCTTCCTGGAAAACCTGATTGCCACCATCAGCATCTTCGGTGTCAAGATGACCCTCACCGACAACAGTTTCATACAGGGAATTGGCAGTGTCTTGCAGAACATCAACATCCAGTGGAAAGATGTTGGGCCTTTCATGGTGCTGATCATCATCCTGATCTTCAAACCCGCTGGTCTGCTCGGTAAAGCCACCACCGAGAAGGTATAA